A portion of the Paucilactobacillus hokkaidonensis JCM 18461 genome contains these proteins:
- a CDS encoding transposase gives MKSSEIYQAKREIINFCHQLTKGLSKPNAKFITDMIYGLAKGCSPLLSEISRALEEDIDLLSTIKRLSRNAMDFNDYAKLYHNYLDMIKRQIKDDMLVIVDNSDITKPYGEQFESLRRVHDGSKGGTEKGYLTANMSITTSQTKHPIPVYAHTFSVAEEGFSSANVETYQGLNYIDELFNQKKYTVVMDRGYDSNDIIQFLQNKKTDFIIRLTDKRWLKNGGRWYKVPELATRHKGKLALKSTIKGHQYQLKVSHLKVTLPAFSDENFFVVIVYGYGQKPMKLLTNKEINSKADVLRIVKGYILRWRTEESFRVQKQEYNLEKVRTLSLNSIRLIHNLINFLVGRNSIRIESAPLFNEILYHRAKSLKAKDKIKFYLYRYIRGLSVVLKADTVGIRIFKKVEHRVNPGQMRLII, from the coding sequence ATGAAATCTTCTGAAATTTACCAAGCTAAGCGAGAAATTATTAATTTTTGCCACCAATTGACAAAGGGCTTATCAAAACCAAACGCTAAATTCATTACTGACATGATCTATGGACTCGCCAAGGGTTGTTCGCCGCTGCTGTCAGAGATTAGTCGAGCCTTAGAAGAGGATATTGATTTACTATCGACAATTAAAAGATTGAGTCGAAATGCGATGGACTTTAATGATTATGCCAAACTTTATCATAACTATTTAGATATGATTAAACGTCAGATTAAGGATGACATGCTGGTGATTGTTGATAATTCAGATATTACAAAGCCTTATGGCGAACAATTTGAGAGCCTACGGCGCGTTCATGATGGTTCGAAAGGCGGTACGGAGAAGGGATATTTGACAGCTAACATGTCAATTACTACTTCACAAACTAAGCATCCTATTCCTGTTTATGCGCATACTTTTTCAGTGGCAGAAGAAGGTTTTAGTAGTGCTAATGTTGAAACTTATCAAGGACTAAATTATATCGATGAACTATTTAATCAAAAGAAATATACCGTAGTTATGGATCGTGGTTATGATTCGAATGACATTATCCAGTTTCTTCAAAATAAAAAAACTGACTTTATTATTCGATTAACTGATAAGCGTTGGCTAAAAAATGGTGGTCGGTGGTATAAGGTTCCTGAACTAGCGACACGTCATAAAGGAAAATTGGCACTAAAAAGTACCATTAAAGGTCATCAGTACCAATTAAAAGTCAGTCACCTTAAGGTGACATTGCCAGCCTTTTCGGATGAAAATTTTTTCGTAGTAATTGTGTACGGCTACGGTCAGAAACCAATGAAGCTACTAACCAATAAAGAAATTAATAGTAAGGCAGATGTACTCAGAATTGTTAAAGGATATATTCTTAGGTGGCGAACTGAAGAATCCTTTCGCGTTCAGAAGCAAGAATATAATTTGGAAAAAGTACGAACTCTGTCATTAAATTCAATCAGGTTAATCCATAACCTAATCAATTTTCTAGTAGGTCGAAATTCAATCAGGATTGAGTCTGCACCACTATTTAATGAAATTTTGTATCATAGAGCAAAATCCCTAAAAGCGAAAGACAAGATAAAGTTTTATCTTTATCGATATATTCGTGGTCTATCAGTGGTTCTCAAGGCCGATACCGTAGGCATTCGAATATTTAAAAAGGTTGAGCATCGGGTAAACCCTGGACAAATGAGACTGATAATTTAG
- a CDS encoding amino acid permease encodes MEEHRELSRSLQSRHIQMIAIGGAIGTGLFLGSGSAIRKAGPSIILSYLIVGIFCFFMMRAIGELLLSDTTKHSFIDFIKLYLGDRMEFITGWTYWSCWLSLAMADLTATGIYLKYWFPSLPQWVGPLVIILLLLLVNLLNVGLFGELETWFSMIKVVAILALIVVGLGMTIFHYHSGTTTASFSNLVSHGGFFPTGMSGFLMSFQMVVFAFVGIEMVGLTAGETKNPKKDLPRAINSLPIRIGLFYIGSMIAIMCVAPWNTITTTSSPFVQVFSGIGITSAAAILNFVVLTAAMSATNSAIFSTSRTLHALASGGNAMQRFATLSKHMVPNTALHFSSAILFVVVILNYLMPAGIFNLISGVSTINFVFVWLIMLWCHIKFRRIHPEGVKEFSMPGYPVTDWASLIFFAAVLIFLLFDPETRVSLIVSVIWFVALFIVYAVRSNRQAIK; translated from the coding sequence ATGGAAGAGCACCGAGAACTATCACGATCATTACAAAGTCGCCATATTCAGATGATTGCTATCGGTGGTGCGATTGGAACGGGGCTGTTTCTGGGTTCCGGGAGTGCAATTAGAAAAGCGGGCCCCTCAATTATTTTGTCGTACTTAATTGTTGGAATTTTCTGTTTTTTCATGATGCGTGCGATTGGTGAGCTGCTGTTATCGGACACAACTAAACATTCATTTATTGATTTTATCAAGCTGTATTTGGGTGATCGGATGGAATTTATCACTGGCTGGACGTATTGGTCATGTTGGCTCAGTTTGGCAATGGCTGATTTAACTGCTACTGGAATTTATTTAAAATACTGGTTTCCGAGTCTGCCACAATGGGTAGGACCATTGGTTATTATTTTGTTATTGCTACTAGTTAATTTGCTTAATGTCGGTTTGTTTGGTGAGCTAGAAACCTGGTTTTCAATGATTAAAGTGGTGGCAATTCTTGCGTTAATTGTCGTTGGATTAGGCATGACTATTTTTCATTATCACAGTGGTACCACTACGGCTTCGTTTAGTAATTTGGTTTCACATGGTGGCTTTTTTCCAACTGGCATGAGTGGCTTTTTGATGTCATTTCAAATGGTTGTGTTTGCCTTTGTCGGAATTGAAATGGTTGGATTAACGGCTGGCGAAACAAAGAATCCGAAGAAGGATTTACCGCGAGCAATCAATAGCTTACCAATCAGAATTGGTTTGTTTTACATTGGATCAATGATTGCGATTATGTGTGTGGCGCCATGGAACACTATTACAACAACATCGAGTCCATTTGTGCAAGTCTTTTCTGGCATTGGTATTACTAGCGCCGCCGCAATCTTAAATTTTGTTGTTTTGACGGCGGCAATGTCAGCAACTAACAGTGCGATCTTTAGTACCAGTCGAACATTACATGCACTTGCTAGTGGTGGCAATGCGATGCAAAGATTCGCCACGTTAAGTAAACATATGGTGCCTAATACGGCTTTACATTTTTCTTCAGCAATTTTATTTGTAGTCGTTATTTTGAATTATCTAATGCCAGCAGGAATTTTTAATTTAATCTCTGGAGTTTCAACGATTAACTTTGTGTTTGTTTGGTTGATCATGTTGTGGTGTCATATCAAATTTAGACGGATCCATCCTGAAGGTGTGAAAGAATTTTCGATGCCTGGCTATCCAGTTACTGACTGGGCCAGCTTAATCTTTTTTGCAGCTGTACTGATCTTTCTTTTATTTGATCCAGAGACACGCGTATCATTGATTGTGTCAGTGATTTGGTTTGTGGCTCTGTTCATTGTTTATGCAGTACGTAGTAACCGGCAGGCTATAAAATGA